Genomic window (Ostrea edulis chromosome 9, xbOstEdul1.1, whole genome shotgun sequence):
AGctagtgaataaatgtaaacaagtatggGGCCTCCTGTAAAATATGGATGTTTATGTAAACGACACATTAAAGGAAAGTTAAAGAGAACAGTTACTTGAAGAGATCATGACAAAAGCCTAATGTGCAACCAACTGGTGCAGACTGTTTAACAGGCACAGTGAACTACAGttcagtacaaaaacaaaagcaaatcaaGTGGTTTTTCTGTCCCATTTGTATTTGTTGGGAAATCTAACAGCAAATGTGCGTTCTGTAACTGTAAAACCGTCCTTGTACCAAAGGAGGCGATAACTGATGCCTTTATTATATTCGGTATAATAGTACCAGTAGGTTGTAAATGCTGTTCAAAACACATTTGTTGGGGGAAAAACTTAatccaaatcaaagcattaaaaCTGCGCCATACAGAAAACGCTATTCCACACGTGATTTACACCACAAAACATGTGAggtttctcattcacatcagttaatatgtcaatggaaatgcGGAGAACATACTGTTGGATGTTGCGAGCATATACTAGTGTGTAGTGTCATTTGGTACCTTAGGTACTCCAGGCATCAGTGTAATTATGTATGTGTTAAAAACCGCttaatatctgatatacatgatgctgcctgtgaaacaaattctgatgatgattttgattagatatcattctttgaagtatgatctatatatttgttttgaattctaAGTATTTTGGACAGCATTTTAGTACGGTACTGTATCTATTGTAACTACGGGTACCATCAATGCGGATTTAAACTCCCGATTCGCGACCGGTGCCCAATCATGAATAGGCTTATTGTTCGCCAagttcacccatcttctttatTCACAGCATTGAAAGTTTAAAGAACCAAGTCTCATGATACTATCTTTCCATCTTGTAGGTAAATTATTGTTAGTATTCTTATTCTTGAATATTTCCACTAAAAATCTTCAAGAAAAAGGAAAAAAGGTACATTCTATACAGTGTACATGGTGGTGTTTCTATATTTAATAGTTGATCAATTTTTGTATTCTAAAGAGGCAGAAGTTATTCAAACGTTTCaacattagaagaaaaaaatctcttgttgtggccttcaactcaacatttaagaaatatcgacgacgttttatctattaacaattttcgttcatatgttgattcgatatgaTGTCTCAGTGAATTCgaaaaagacaccacagagtcttccatatctgcttcatagaagttaagagattgatcactattcattatcttcgccttttcatatttggatattttattgaatatacagttcCTGGCCACAGTACGCAATTTTGACGCCGTAGATAAATTCTACAAGCACTGACggtttggttgttgtttttcccacatgtatcaaaatgaaataaaatgtaacATACCGTACTTGTACTTGGTTATGCAACCTTTTGCCTTTATTACAACTCGTAATCGTGTGGGTATcgatttgtacattttttttttttaaatcgtctCCGAATCGATAGATGTCCCCATATTCTTCACAGCACGTATGAGGTCTTGATTTCGTGATTCGATGACATGTGAAGTAAGTATAAGAAAGAAACTCATTTCAATGAATTGGTACACACGTTGTGTTATAACATTATAACCAATAGAATGTTATGAAtcctgtgacatcacaatacaaAAGCAGCGAATCACATTCAAATAAAGTAGTTAAAATATACagaattatttacatgaaagcaacGATTTACAAATATGTAGAAAATATAATAACTCAAAAGTCTTTACGagaattcaaatttttgtaGAAACAGAAATCATATCAATTGCTCTCGCAAATTTATGTTAAATGGTTAAAGAGCAGTCGtataatggggaaaaaatacATGAACATGTGACTCTTTTCATAAAAATTCTTATGACTAagataaaagaaaacatttttagtCAAACAAGTAAGTTTCACAAAGTCTCAATTAAGTATCCTTTATTGATCATTTGTTGACTAAATTTCTTTGATCATTCATATATCTTTCATATTCCAATATGTACCGCCCTTTGCTGCGCAACTATATTTCGCTTTAAattgcattttgaattttaaaatcctATTATGCAAATTCACTTCAATacgaggtgcatttagtggaactttgaatgcctaagtgggacagagtgcatgaacctacagtcagtgaggaagacaataaaatgtattaaaagcggcttctctttcaatatgtaaatatgggaaataaaaaatactatCAAAAAAATGTTCTACCatagtggaaacataaaaacaatgtcaaatTTCCAAGTAGTATCAAGATATGGTACTTacgaccaacgaaataacgtgatatgataagaattccatgtattcaATTACTCCCTACATACTTTCCACTTatttagtttgtgtatcagtcgaatatGGATGATCAAACAGTgcatgagaaacttactgagcacaTTCACTTATGCTGTGGTGAACATTtatcccactcccgcatgtaaacaaactgTTTCGCTCCTTAATTattatgtacgagagttcttcaaagggaaataattcagACGTATCTTGAAACCGGCGTATTGACGTACtgatatatttatgatattattCATTGCTAATACTGTGAAGACTAATTAAGATATGCACTAGTTTTGACACGATTTGTTTTTCCAATCAAACTATGTTTACTTCTTTTAGTGTATACCTCTGCTGAAGTTCACAGGAAGGTTACACAACTCTCCAAGGAATATGGGCCAGTGGTACGCTTATCGTTTGGTTAGTTTTCATTTCTTACTATATCTAAATACATCAAGTATTATCACAGAATCttatcaaaaaattaaattatcaatttCCATGCCCCCATAATCGGAGATTTGGAGGCATATACTTTTTGGTTTGTCTGTTTGTccgcaaaaactttaaccatgGCTTTGATGTTAGGGCTTTCTTCACTTGTGTATTACTTGTGGCAAGATCTTTGTTTTGGTATCAGTGTCACTATGCGGGAGCATCAGTGTTTCAAAAACACgtcttgttttattttgaagttTAAAAGTCGACTAACCATAGAGCATTAATGCATCGTTTATATACGAATCTATAAATGAACAAGTGTGACTCCCTGTGGGGGTTAagacagaccagagagctacagctCGTTATAAAACATCCCATTTACAGCAACACTTTCTGCGCAAGATTCAGGTTTAATATTGCTGTATATTTGAAATCGCCCCTtcaaacttttatatttttcaactCCCTAACATGTTTTAGATTTTCCTCCACATCTATGCCAAGACATGCTTTCAGATATTTATTACAGCCCCATTTAAGCCTCACTAATGATCGGTAACGCATAACGtagctacatgtacactgtatgatAGGTTGCCGTTCAATTCCAACCCAGTTCATATATGTTTCAATACATTGTCCCATATATTTATACACATCCCTGTCTATGTTAACTATTTTTCCACAAATGCTTTCTAGTTGAATATATTTTAGGCCACccgagtaaactcaggtgatcTATTGCCACTGGTTATGCGTCCGTCGTCATCCATCGTGTGTTAACATTTTTACTTCtagataactaccattccaattcttttcaaaggtatgaagcatcttcggGACAAAGGggcatacattgtaaatttcagttctcctacacccctggggccttaggggcggggcaaaaaatTGACTGATTTTCCAAAAAATTCTACAACTGCATATCTTTaaacaaaaactaaatacatagtcatgtagagcaggaaggtctctaccaaaattgtaaaattcatgatccccgggatagagattctgactccagggcggggtcaaacttgatatacatagtgtatatgtgcaaaacatgtaaatgacatctgctttaatgttattgatactaaattgaaagtaaatagatatttagaaggaataggtagtcctttaccaaaattgtgaattccaTGATCCTAGAGGGTAAGGGTTTAGTTTCAGGACTATTATTGTCCTTATCATTTGAAGGGCTTCTTTAGTTTGCTGATAACATAGAGAAACTAAAtccatatttaggaaaagcagaaaaggttGTACCAAGAAATGGTGAATTTCGAAACCCCAGggttattatattatataaagcctttcatcagtacactgtacatgtacatgtatacgcaaTCTTGATGGcgtttaagttttaagaacacatcttgttttatactgttgctaaattttagaatttagcttagatattcaggaCAGGAATTTTTAAGTagtctagatttcatagcccttgggactagtgatacttttaactagtattcaggtgaccgataaggcatgtgggcctcttgttcatgaaataattccagttagatttaatgaattattgcttaCCGAGGTTTAAatggggtacctgtaaaatgcgaaacgaaatcgaaacgatacatgtattattcaaaatcgggggggaggggggggatattgtttttgtcctgtctgtcattctgtctgaaactttaaccttgaacagtaagtgctagagctttgatatttcacacgagtatttcttgtgacaagacctttccgtgggtaccaaaatgtttgaccctgtgaccttgacctcggagtttgatctactttttaaaaatttgacattcgTCATACATAtgtaacttctaaatggtaaatttatatcagagctttcatattgcacatgagcatttcttgtgacaagatctttctactggtaccaagatatttgtctttgtgaccttggccatctttagaattggccattatcgggggcatttgtgtttcacaaacacatcttgttatttttatattaaagaaTTAATTTCCAGAATTAAGCGTCCATGGCATTTTAACTTGTCATGAGGGGAAAGGATGGGGCTTTGTCACTGTCAAGGAGAAATGAGTGTTTATTTactcatttttagctcacctgagctgaaagctcaggtgagcttttctgatcacccgtattccggcgtccgtccgtctgtccgtctgtaaacttttcacattttcaacttcttctcaacaaccactgggccaatttcaaccaaagttggcacaaaacatccttaggtaaaaggaattctaaatttttaaaataaagggccagggcaccttccaaggggagataatcaagaaaaggtaaaaatagggtagggtcattaaaaaatcttcttctcaagaaccactgggccagaaaagatgaaatttatagataagctttattaggtagtgcagattctaaattgttaaaatcatggcccccggggtcggatggggccacaataggggatcaaagctttacatacaaatatatagggaaaatctttaaaaatcttcttctcaagaaccattgggccgaagaagttcacatttacatgaaagctttctgacatagtgtagattcaagtttgcaaaaaccatggcctccaggggtagttttGGGGCcgtaatagggactacggttttacatgcaaatatatatggaaaatcttctgatatggaccaaggtgactcaggtgagcgatgtggccaatgggcctcttgtttcttaaTCAAACAGGTCCCGTTACCATGGTTTTCTTGAATGACGTTGACGTTGTATTAGAGGCACTGGTAAAAAAGAAAGCAGATTTTGCCGGAAGACCGACATTTTCTTCAAGTAAATATTATCTGAATTCATTTGAGCATATTATACAAgctaaactctctctctctctctctctctctctctctctctctctctctctctctctctctctctctctctctctctctctcacacacacacacacatatgaGAAAGAAAATTTGCGtaataatatgtttttaaaaactgattttttttggAAATTGTGAATCCAGGTTATACGTTTTCTGAAGGCGGCAAAGATATAGCACTAAGCACATATTCGCCGACTTGGAACTTGCACAGAAAAATTGCAGGCAAGGCTCTCAGGTATGTAATTAATATAATGTATCCTAAAATTGAGATAGGGTAATGATTGAAATGAAGTTTCTTTAGAGGCACATATTGTAGTGTATATCACGGGGATATTTTACACGAGTAAAGATGATGTTTTATTACTGAACGAGAGCAACTCTACATTCAATTTCATTGTCTTTACTGATAAAGTACTTTAGCTGAGAATAGCGGAAGTGTTATTGAAGTTAATTTTTATAGATATAGCACGCTTGCAAATATATTAGCCTTAGTGTGAAATACCTGCTTTTAGCCTAAGATTTCGCTTAATTCAAGATTTTTACTCAGAAACGTCACCAGCCTAAGGTAAAGTGCCACGTGCATGGtactcagggccgtagcagtgaggattctttaattTGCCCACGCTTACCGCGACATTTTAAGACTTGTTAATTTCACTTCTAATGTCAAGCGCTTGACAAAGAAATAATCACTACCCATGTTAAATGTGTTAGGTTTGACGCCATTATCGAGAATCAAACCCGGACCATCCAGTTGCGAAGCGAAAACCCTAATCACTAGCTCTCGCGACCGTTTTGATATAAAATGGAAATGATTATATACCTTATATACAACAGTTCTATGAAAGCGTTAAGTGCAAACATTCAATCATTTAGGCATTATTTACAAGGGGATCTGCTGGAAGACATGATACAAGACAACTTGGATAAATTCTTGAAGAAAATGGCACAAGAGACAGAACCGTTCTCCTTTAAACATTATGCAGATCTGATGGTTTTTCATCAACTTTACACCATTTGTTTTGGAGAGAAGTAAGTCTTTCGTGCGCTACAATATTGTGTTTGTGAGAAAAGCAACATTTAGATATGCTAAGAAAGTATGTTGATTCAAAATACAAGTGTCTTATCATCTCTcgtaatatacatttatttactaAAGCTTTTTATCCACCATGGCATACAGAACTGGGCAGTGTTGCTGTAAgatttaatcaaagtactgaaagtattgGAAAACAGCATGCTTCATGAGATTTGCAACGCAATCCTTTGTCTGGATTTTTTGTATTGAagtaatgtatacatgtagttcatgtACAAATAAGATCAGAAAAAATTAGAAACAATGCATTTTGCATTATTTTACTGATTGACGAGGCCAATACTATCCCTGTCCAGAAACAGGAATGCATCTTTTTTCATCAACTGATGCCATAAATGCATATTCAATAAAGTCCTCAAATAGCAGTATTGTAATAATTTAACCTATTGTAAAGCTTTCAAAATACATCTATGTCAATGTTTTCATAAATTTCTCATCAGAATTCTCAGAGTTTCTTATATATATTCTCTGTTAATTGTTTCTCAAAAATATCACCAGTTTCTTAAAGCATTCTCAATTGTTTCTCATATAAATATTCTCAATACTAATAATTCTAGTAACTATTCTCAgtagtttttcataaatattctcAGTGCTTATCAAAATTAACATTCACTACTCAAGGAAAAAAGATGACTTAGTCCAATTTTGTAGATAGATTTGGctacatataaatgtatgcaAACAAAACAACTAAATAAATGAAGATAAACTCAAACACCACAGTGCACAACAACAGAACAGAAGATGTAGACAAGTTTATTTATGTGGAAAACAAGATTTAATGGATATTGTGTTCAAAAGCTATAACAAAAGCCCGTCCCGGAAACCTGGTAAATGTTGGTTAGAACAAGCAACTGAATGTCGCAGAATTTATCCTGTGTTCATGGGCATctcaaatatattatataaagaaaTTCTACGTCTTGCTATGGTTTACATTTAATACTATTACTAACATGTTTGGAACATCGGAACTTTACCGGTGTTCAGTACAGTATAAAATCGGACAATTATACCTGAAGATATTTCTGCTTATCAGTTAGTGTTCAACCCGTACTACCTTGTTTGTAAAATAATGTATTTCTGTCAGAGGTCAGAAAGGCCCGAGGTGTTGTTTTTGGTAAACAGATCATAGTAAGCGCTTTGATAAAGCATCCGAAGGAGTAATTTAGACTTTTGGTTGCATGACTGTAAAGGTTAAGTGTAAACAAGTAACACCAGAAATTCAAGCGAGGGATCAATCGCAGCATCTCGGACCATTCCGTCAGAGGTCGGAAAGGCCCGATATGTTGCTTTGGTACACAGATCATAGGTAGCCCTAGGCCTTTGACGAAGATTTGGTTGCCTAAGAGTTTTGGGTACAGGACAGTAAGCGTTTAGTATAATATGCTAACATACGTTAACCGCTTACATGTACGAAACAGATAATAGGTAGCGCTTTAATGAAGCATCCAGTTACGTAAGGATGTTGGGTTACATGACAGAAAGTGTTTCGCGTAAACACTAACCGTTGAAAAATCTTACTAATTTGATAAAATGCAATGGTTTCACTCttaatcaactacatgtacattaaaataatataatcATGCATAGGCGATCCACAGATGACGCGGAGGTAAAGGCACTGATTAAATTAAACGAAGACCTACTAGCTGATTTCGGATCTGGGCTATTGGAAGATATAGTTCCATATCTGAAAGACATCTACCCCACAGCTAGCTGGAAGAAATTTGTCAACacaactgaacaacttttgaaTGTTATACGGGCCAAATTTAAGCAACACATGGATACCTTCCGGCCAGGTAAATTACAAAAGAATCTGATTTAAAAGTGCTTCTCAAAGCTTAGATACCATGTTATGATAATTTTTGTCAATGTTTTGAAGGTGTAAATAGGGATTTTATCGACAGTATGCTGATCGCCAGACAAGAAGCAGAGAATGAGGGGGACGAGGCTGTCCTGCAGAAGTTAGACGATACGCACTTGATTCAGACCGTAGCGGACATATTTTTTGGTAGGAAAACTTGTTCGTACAATAAACCAGCGCCCGCATGGTGTTTATTACCGGCGCCCGCATGGAGTTTATTACCGGCGCCCGCATGGTGTATATTACCGGCGCCTGCATGGTGTTTATTACCGGCGCCTGCATGGAGTTTATTACCGGCGCCCGCATGGTGTATATTACCGGCGCCTGCATGGTGTTTATTACCGGCGCCCGCATGGTGTATATTACCGTCGCCTGCATGGTGTTTATTACCGGCGCCTGCATGGTGTTTATTACTGGCGCCTGCATGGTGTCTGTCTTTAATTAAGAACGTATGcgacgtttctcaataatatacatgtacatgtataatttttaaTGACATTTCACATACAATTCACTTGCGTTCTATCtcatttctacaaaaaaaatcGTGGAGTATATTACCATTTCTGTTATACAA
Coding sequences:
- the LOC125658391 gene encoding steroid 17-alpha-hydroxylase/17,20 lyase-like; its protein translation is MQTVLVGIGIGLLVYYVIKRMRYRLPPGPWCIPLIGHYKVYTSAEVHRKVTQLSKEYGPVVRLSFGPVTMVFLNDVDVVLEALVKKKADFAGRPTFSSSYTFSEGGKDIALSTYSPTWNLHRKIAGKALRHYLQGDLLEDMIQDNLDKFLKKMAQETEPFSFKHYADLMVFHQLYTICFGEKRSTDDAEVKALIKLNEDLLADFGSGLLEDIVPYLKDIYPTASWKKFVNTTEQLLNVIRAKFKQHMDTFRPGVNRDFIDSMLIARQEAENEGDEAVLQKLDDTHLIQTVADIFFAGVDTTRMTMDWFVYYMTRHPEIQSQCQEEIDRVVGSDHPSMKHRNSLEFTEACLFETMRLGSVVGFGIPHMNICDSQVGGYDIPSGTTVVINHWALHHDPKYWKDPEKFDPHRYLDENGKMKPTRPESWLPFSAGRRVCLGETVAKPEILLMCANLLKRFKISLPNGVEPNLDFKLVGFGVELPSEYNIIVKERFGN